A genome region from Brooklawnia propionicigenes includes the following:
- a CDS encoding PH domain-containing protein encodes MSSTDPGPGYQDGSVGPDQPVRPDQPVHLDQPLRPDQPVRPDQPLRPDQPVRPDQPVHLNQPVRPDQPVHPDQLVQPGPPSQTGEPHQAGTPSGPQSGYAPVLEHPHPLTPIAKSWIALLAVGYFILRDVPDILRQAQAGGWQTIATYWYVPAGILVLVLAVSLGAGYLAWRFTSFIIDDEQVRIEHNFISQRSEKIAFTKIQSVDVTQPLIARLLGLAALRIDVGGGGSNATIEYLSRKRAYQLRDYLITRAHGTRTTVAEAAQVPVGTAFTDASPADRRIVTVPPARLLASMVVTNSTVFLLILIAGVVGWSIWNDQPIGLLSTSILLPWLLAMGAMVLNRLRNEWNFVLSMTPDGGLRTASGLTSLTSQTIPRNRVQAVDISQPLLWRAFGWYRVRIDVLGLPSESSEHVPANLLLPVGPGADVDVVLRTLWPRLNMPAIRMHPIPQRARWLRWLDAQTYFWGYDDRVLVAAGGLLRRRTSIVPHARVQSVRIRQGVIQRRLGLADVQAHTTPGPVDVVCQHLDQADARALAMSELDRMRAARSNPELSLLHLPDQPPWIVGPAAQPSPPGPQPGQPPSAGQPVQGR; translated from the coding sequence GTGAGCAGCACCGATCCGGGTCCCGGATACCAGGACGGGTCTGTCGGTCCTGACCAGCCGGTTCGCCCCGACCAACCAGTTCACCTCGACCAGCCGCTTCGTCCCGACCAACCGGTTCGCCCTGACCAGCCGCTTCGTCCCGACCAACCGGTTCGGCCCGACCAACCAGTCCACCTCAACCAGCCGGTTCGCCCTGACCAACCGGTTCACCCTGACCAACTGGTTCAACCCGGCCCGCCCTCGCAGACCGGCGAGCCCCACCAGGCTGGGACGCCGTCCGGACCACAATCCGGATATGCCCCGGTCCTGGAGCATCCGCATCCACTGACCCCGATCGCCAAGAGCTGGATCGCGTTGCTGGCGGTCGGCTACTTCATTCTGCGCGACGTCCCGGACATCCTCCGGCAGGCCCAGGCCGGCGGCTGGCAGACCATCGCCACCTACTGGTATGTTCCGGCAGGCATCCTCGTGCTCGTGCTTGCCGTCTCACTGGGGGCCGGCTATCTGGCATGGCGCTTCACCAGCTTCATCATCGACGACGAGCAGGTGCGCATCGAGCACAACTTCATCTCGCAGCGCTCGGAGAAGATCGCCTTCACCAAGATTCAGTCGGTGGACGTCACCCAGCCGCTGATCGCCCGGCTGCTGGGCCTGGCGGCGCTGCGCATCGACGTGGGCGGCGGCGGCTCGAATGCAACCATCGAGTACCTCTCCCGCAAGCGCGCCTACCAGCTGCGCGATTACCTGATCACCCGCGCGCACGGCACCCGCACCACCGTGGCCGAGGCGGCGCAGGTTCCCGTCGGCACCGCGTTCACCGACGCCTCCCCGGCTGATCGCCGGATCGTGACCGTGCCACCGGCGCGACTGCTGGCGTCCATGGTGGTCACCAATTCGACGGTATTCCTACTGATTCTGATCGCCGGGGTGGTCGGCTGGTCGATCTGGAACGACCAGCCGATCGGTCTGCTGTCGACATCGATCCTGCTGCCGTGGCTGCTCGCGATGGGTGCGATGGTGCTCAACCGGTTGCGCAACGAGTGGAACTTCGTCCTCAGCATGACCCCGGACGGCGGGCTGCGCACCGCGTCGGGCCTCACCTCGCTGACCAGCCAGACGATCCCCCGCAACCGGGTGCAGGCCGTCGACATCAGCCAGCCGCTGCTGTGGCGGGCCTTCGGTTGGTACCGGGTCCGCATCGATGTGCTCGGCCTGCCCAGTGAATCCAGTGAGCATGTCCCGGCGAACCTGCTGCTGCCGGTCGGGCCGGGCGCCGACGTCGATGTCGTCTTGCGCACCCTGTGGCCCAGGCTGAACATGCCCGCGATCAGGATGCATCCGATCCCCCAGCGTGCACGCTGGCTGCGCTGGTTGGACGCGCAGACCTACTTCTGGGGCTACGACGATCGGGTGCTGGTCGCCGCGGGCGGGCTGCTGCGCAGGCGCACGTCGATCGTCCCGCATGCCCGGGTGCAGTCGGTGCGCATCCGGCAAGGAGTCATCCAGCGGCGATTGGGGCTGGCCGATGTGCAGGCACACACCACACCGGGCCCGGTCGATGTGGTCTGCCAGCATCTGGATCAGGCCGATGCCCGGGCATTGGCGATGAGCGAGCTGGACCGGATGCGAGCCGCCCGTTCGAATCCCGAGCTGTCACTGCTGCACCTGCCCGACCAACCCCCGTGGATCGTGGGCCCAGCGGCACAGCCGTCACCGCCCGGACCGCAACCCGGCCAGCCGCCCTCGGCAGGTCAGCCGGTTCAGGGCCGCTGA
- a CDS encoding heat shock protein transcriptional repressor HspR, with amino-acid sequence MSAGMLPEVMDPDGPIFSISVAASLAEMHPQTLRQYDRLGLVIASRTKGGGRRYSPRDIQRLRLIQRLSQEGINLTGIRRILALQSELEEAQRRMDDMTELVRRLVEQHESQGRRIFSAGSTGNVAQGRFYHPRLALPGR; translated from the coding sequence ATGAGTGCGGGGATGCTGCCCGAGGTCATGGACCCCGACGGCCCGATCTTCAGTATTTCGGTAGCAGCTTCCCTGGCCGAGATGCATCCGCAGACCCTGCGGCAGTACGACCGGCTCGGGCTGGTCATCGCGAGCCGCACCAAGGGCGGCGGGCGGCGTTATTCGCCGCGCGATATCCAGCGGCTGCGGCTGATCCAGCGGCTCTCCCAGGAAGGCATCAACCTCACCGGGATCCGCCGGATCCTCGCACTGCAATCCGAACTCGAGGAAGCTCAGCGCCGCATGGACGACATGACCGAGCTGGTGCGCCGGCTGGTCGAGCAGCACGAATCGCAAGGACGGCGGATCTTCTCCGCCGGTTCGACCGGAAACGTTGCCCAGGGACGGTTCTACCATCCCCGGCTCGCCCTGCCGGGCCGCTGA
- the galE gene encoding UDP-glucose 4-epimerase GalE — MSWLVTGGAGYIGSHVVQAFLDAGITPVVIDDLSSGHADFVPKGVVFVQGTILDTDLVTRTLTENACEGVVHLAGFKYAGVSVSRPLHTYDQNVTGTVSLLRAMQSVGVHNYVFSSSASVYGTPDVDQVTEQTPTAPESPYGQTKLIGEWLAGDIAKVDPQWRYTNLRYFNVVGSGSDALYDTSPHNLFPIVFDALLAGRTPKIFGDDYPTPDGTCVRDYVHVADLAISHVAAAKAMAAGTGLQVAYNLGSGDGSSVAEIMSAIARVTGVDFTPEIAARRPGDPARIVANGDAAARDIDWKMRYTLDEMVSSAWSARQAHQS; from the coding sequence ATGAGTTGGCTGGTCACCGGCGGAGCCGGATACATCGGTTCGCATGTGGTGCAAGCATTCCTGGACGCCGGGATCACCCCGGTCGTGATCGATGATCTGTCGAGCGGGCACGCCGACTTCGTCCCCAAGGGCGTGGTCTTCGTTCAGGGAACGATCCTCGATACCGACCTGGTCACCCGGACTCTCACCGAGAATGCGTGCGAAGGTGTCGTCCATCTCGCCGGTTTCAAGTACGCGGGCGTGAGCGTCAGCAGGCCGCTGCACACCTACGACCAGAACGTCACCGGAACCGTCTCGCTGCTGCGGGCGATGCAGTCGGTCGGGGTGCACAACTACGTCTTCTCCAGCTCGGCGTCGGTCTACGGCACCCCGGACGTCGATCAGGTCACCGAACAGACCCCGACCGCCCCCGAGTCGCCGTACGGTCAGACCAAGCTGATCGGCGAGTGGCTGGCCGGCGACATCGCCAAGGTCGATCCGCAGTGGCGCTACACGAATCTGCGCTACTTCAACGTGGTCGGCTCCGGTTCGGACGCCCTCTACGACACCAGCCCGCACAACTTGTTCCCGATCGTCTTCGACGCGCTGCTCGCCGGCCGCACCCCGAAGATCTTCGGCGACGACTACCCGACCCCGGACGGCACCTGCGTGCGTGACTATGTGCATGTCGCGGACCTGGCGATCTCGCATGTCGCCGCCGCGAAAGCGATGGCCGCCGGCACGGGCCTGCAGGTCGCCTACAACCTGGGCAGCGGGGACGGTTCCAGCGTCGCCGAGATCATGTCGGCGATCGCCCGGGTCACCGGCGTCGATTTCACTCCGGAGATCGCGGCCCGGCGACCCGGAGACCCCGCCCGGATCGTCGCCAACGGCGACGCGGCGGCGCGCGATATCGACTGGAAGATGCGCTACACCCTGGACGAGATGGTCTCCTCGGCCTGGAGCGCTCGGCAGGCTCACCAGTCCTGA
- the tpx gene encoding thiol peroxidase, translated as MASITLASQPISTVGELPAVGTPAPAVELVGSDLSTITLDDFAGKRIVLNIFPSLDTGICAMSIRKFNELAAGLDNTVVLAISKDLPFAAGRFCAAEGIDNVITASAFRSSFGEDYGVTIADGSMAGLLARSVVVIDTDGTISYTQLVPEIKTEPDYDAAIAALG; from the coding sequence ATGGCCAGTATCACGTTAGCTTCTCAGCCCATCTCCACCGTCGGCGAACTCCCCGCGGTGGGCACTCCCGCGCCCGCGGTGGAACTCGTCGGCTCAGATCTGAGCACCATCACCCTGGACGATTTCGCCGGCAAGCGCATCGTCTTGAACATCTTCCCGAGCCTGGACACCGGCATCTGCGCCATGAGCATCCGCAAGTTCAACGAACTCGCTGCCGGACTCGACAACACCGTCGTCCTCGCCATCAGCAAGGACCTGCCGTTCGCGGCGGGGCGTTTCTGCGCCGCCGAAGGCATCGACAACGTGATCACCGCCTCCGCGTTCCGTTCCAGCTTCGGCGAGGACTATGGGGTGACCATCGCCGACGGCTCGATGGCCGGTCTGCTCGCCCGTTCGGTGGTGGTCATCGACACCGACGGCACGATCAGCTACACCCAGCTGGTGCCCGAGATCAAGACCGAACCCGACTACGACGCCGCGATCGCCGCGCTCGGCTGA
- a CDS encoding DUF1015 domain-containing protein, with product MPRFEPFNAIRYASNVNWDEVIAPPYDVLSDDDVIELGRRSRHNITWIDVPRGGSDRYKVAAYLLWEWLEKGILERDSEPSFTIYRMDTVDATGTQRTISGVLGGLEVVDEGAGGVLPHEKTTKKASTDRLDLTIATAANLSPVWGLSLASGLTAALAEPGEPIGQIEVDGVVHRAERVTDPDRIAAIRQIIGSDDVLIADGHHRYGVSRVYRDMVRKATGRKDTAAELTLTFINELVDDQLSIEAIHRIYDGLSFDELKNALSGSFTIEPMTEPLSPATLAQMVETERLVLLDPKGEPSWLVARPGAFNGVRALDGAWLEHALSGSKAQVSYQHGLDEVLAELDNAGTGPFGGHAGAVLIRPTSLAEIERTAREGLLMPPKSTFFTPKLRTGLVIRPTQRLPR from the coding sequence GTGCCACGATTCGAACCGTTCAACGCCATTCGCTACGCCTCGAACGTCAACTGGGACGAGGTCATCGCCCCGCCCTACGATGTGCTCTCCGACGACGACGTCATCGAGCTCGGCCGCCGAAGTCGGCACAACATCACCTGGATCGACGTGCCGCGCGGTGGCTCCGACCGCTACAAGGTGGCCGCCTACCTGCTCTGGGAGTGGCTCGAGAAGGGCATCCTGGAGCGCGATTCCGAACCGTCATTCACCATCTACCGGATGGACACGGTCGACGCCACCGGTACCCAGCGCACCATCTCGGGCGTCCTGGGTGGCCTCGAAGTCGTGGACGAGGGCGCCGGCGGCGTGTTGCCGCACGAGAAGACCACGAAGAAGGCCAGCACCGACCGCCTCGACCTGACCATCGCAACCGCAGCCAACCTCTCCCCGGTGTGGGGGCTGTCACTGGCGTCCGGCCTGACGGCAGCATTGGCCGAGCCCGGCGAGCCGATCGGCCAGATCGAGGTCGACGGAGTCGTCCACCGCGCCGAACGAGTGACCGACCCCGACCGCATCGCGGCCATCCGGCAAATCATCGGCTCCGACGACGTGCTGATCGCCGACGGCCACCACCGCTATGGCGTCTCCAGGGTCTACCGCGACATGGTTCGCAAGGCGACCGGGCGCAAGGACACCGCCGCCGAACTGACCTTGACCTTCATCAACGAGTTGGTGGACGACCAGCTGTCGATCGAGGCCATCCACCGTATCTACGACGGCTTGTCCTTCGACGAACTGAAGAATGCCCTGTCGGGCAGCTTCACCATCGAACCGATGACCGAGCCGCTCAGCCCGGCGACCCTCGCCCAGATGGTGGAGACCGAACGCCTGGTGCTGCTGGACCCCAAGGGTGAGCCCAGCTGGTTGGTGGCGCGTCCGGGAGCATTCAACGGCGTGCGCGCGCTCGACGGAGCCTGGCTGGAACACGCGCTGTCGGGCAGCAAGGCCCAGGTCAGCTACCAGCACGGCCTGGACGAAGTACTCGCCGAACTCGACAACGCGGGCACCGGGCCGTTCGGCGGGCACGCCGGAGCGGTGCTGATCCGTCCGACCTCGCTGGCCGAGATCGAGCGGACTGCTCGTGAGGGGCTGCTGATGCCTCCGAAGTCCACCTTCTTCACCCCGAAACTGCGCACCGGTCTGGTCATCCGGCCCACGCAACGTCTCCCGCGCTAG
- a CDS encoding PH domain-containing protein — protein sequence MDRSQVALFAPPTEAWTPVSARYASLRRLLSAISWLILALIIIAPQAITLLVFEQAPRQLYWALIASIAICAGLAIWRFWRQGAIARSWAYAERESDLYIKSGIFNRRLTVVPYGRMQAVNISAGPLDRAFKVATVALVTASAQSDAVIPGLDPDAAAALRDRLTERGEMQATGL from the coding sequence ATGGACAGATCCCAGGTCGCCCTGTTCGCTCCTCCCACCGAAGCCTGGACGCCGGTGTCTGCCCGCTACGCAAGTCTGCGCCGGTTGCTGTCGGCGATCAGCTGGCTGATCCTGGCGCTGATTATCATCGCTCCGCAAGCCATCACCCTGCTGGTTTTCGAGCAGGCTCCGCGCCAGCTGTACTGGGCCCTGATCGCCAGCATCGCGATCTGCGCCGGGCTCGCCATCTGGCGCTTCTGGCGCCAGGGTGCGATCGCTCGGTCCTGGGCGTACGCCGAACGCGAATCCGATCTCTACATCAAGTCGGGCATCTTCAACCGGCGACTGACGGTCGTACCGTACGGCCGCATGCAGGCCGTCAACATCTCGGCGGGCCCGCTGGATCGTGCCTTCAAGGTGGCCACGGTGGCGTTGGTAACAGCCTCCGCGCAGTCGGACGCCGTCATCCCCGGCCTCGATCCCGACGCGGCCGCCGCGCTGCGTGACCGGCTCACCGAACGCGGCGAGATGCAGGCGACCGGGCTGTGA
- the dnaJ gene encoding molecular chaperone DnaJ gives MSQKDWMEKDYYKILGVPKDAKPEQIKKAFRKIARENHPDQHPGDKKAEQRFKEASEAHDVLSDPSKRAEYDEQRSLFGSGGFRFQRPGPGPSASGGMGGENVFRTNVGDAGLGDLLGNLFGQAGGTSSARRTQTRSPRRGADIEGEVTIGFNQAVEGATVGVQMVSEEACQACHGTGAKAGTSPRVCPTCQGSGVQQASAGGLFQMTEPCSECHGRGLIVDDPCEVCHGSGRAQSRRTMQVRIPEGVSDGQKIRIKGKGSPGENGGPNGDLYVIVHVRPHPIFGRNGDNITVTVPVTFTEAALGAEIEVPTLGGGSVKLRVPAGTPNGRTFRVRGRGVAKGNGQKGDLLATIEVQVPPMLNDEAQQALRTFTDVAHQSNPRADLLASNR, from the coding sequence ATGAGCCAAAAAGACTGGATGGAGAAGGATTACTACAAGATCCTCGGTGTCCCCAAGGACGCCAAGCCTGAACAGATCAAGAAGGCGTTCCGTAAGATCGCCCGCGAGAACCATCCTGACCAGCACCCCGGCGACAAGAAGGCCGAGCAGCGCTTCAAGGAAGCCTCCGAGGCCCACGATGTGCTGAGCGATCCGAGCAAGCGCGCCGAGTACGACGAACAGCGCAGCTTGTTCGGATCGGGCGGCTTCCGCTTCCAGCGTCCCGGGCCTGGGCCCAGTGCCTCCGGCGGGATGGGCGGCGAGAACGTCTTCCGTACCAACGTGGGCGACGCAGGTCTGGGTGATCTGCTCGGCAATCTGTTCGGCCAGGCGGGCGGCACGTCGTCGGCCAGACGGACGCAGACCCGTTCACCGCGCCGCGGCGCCGACATCGAGGGCGAAGTCACCATCGGCTTCAACCAAGCTGTCGAGGGAGCCACGGTCGGCGTCCAGATGGTCAGTGAGGAAGCCTGCCAGGCCTGCCACGGCACCGGCGCGAAAGCCGGCACGTCGCCGCGGGTCTGCCCGACCTGTCAGGGCTCGGGCGTTCAGCAGGCGAGCGCGGGTGGTCTGTTCCAGATGACCGAGCCGTGCAGCGAATGCCACGGCCGTGGCCTGATCGTGGACGATCCCTGCGAGGTCTGTCACGGCAGCGGCCGGGCACAGAGCCGGCGCACCATGCAGGTCCGGATCCCCGAAGGGGTCTCGGACGGGCAGAAGATCCGCATCAAGGGCAAGGGTTCTCCCGGCGAGAACGGTGGCCCCAACGGCGATCTGTATGTGATCGTGCACGTGCGTCCGCACCCGATCTTCGGGCGCAACGGCGACAACATCACGGTCACCGTGCCGGTCACCTTCACCGAGGCCGCGCTGGGCGCCGAGATCGAGGTGCCGACCCTGGGCGGCGGCAGCGTCAAACTGCGGGTGCCCGCAGGGACCCCGAACGGACGCACCTTCCGGGTGCGTGGTCGCGGTGTCGCCAAGGGCAACGGCCAGAAGGGTGACCTGCTCGCCACGATCGAGGTGCAGGTGCCGCCGATGCTGAATGACGAGGCCCAGCAGGCGCTGCGCACCTTCACCGATGTGGCGCACCAGTCGAATCCGCGCGCGGATCTGTTGGCGAGCAACCGATGA
- a CDS encoding HAD family hydrolase: MSPAPRWPVVLFDFDGTLLNTIDGIVASYIYTWQTVSGRQVVRSEILPWIGRTLADVFADEDPANAAELEDVYLSHNAATLANAVRQYDGISELAQELVDAGIRTGVVTSKRRRNVLTGMQLAGLPSEMVLACAMDDTDRHKPDPTPLLTGLAALDAPVEGSLYIGDAIYDLQAAAAAGMDGIGVTWGAGSPAALRAQPHVAVVDTVSQLRDHLIG, encoded by the coding sequence ATGAGTCCCGCACCGCGATGGCCCGTCGTCCTCTTCGATTTTGATGGCACCCTGCTCAATACGATCGACGGAATCGTGGCCAGCTACATCTACACCTGGCAGACGGTCTCCGGACGCCAGGTCGTCCGCTCGGAGATCCTGCCGTGGATCGGCCGCACCCTGGCCGACGTCTTCGCCGACGAGGATCCCGCGAACGCCGCCGAGCTCGAGGACGTCTACCTCAGCCACAACGCGGCGACGCTGGCCAACGCAGTGAGGCAGTACGACGGCATCTCGGAGTTGGCGCAGGAGCTGGTGGATGCCGGCATCCGCACCGGGGTGGTCACATCCAAGCGTCGCCGGAACGTACTGACCGGCATGCAGCTGGCCGGGCTGCCCAGCGAGATGGTGCTGGCCTGCGCGATGGACGATACCGATCGTCACAAGCCGGATCCGACGCCGCTGCTCACCGGACTGGCCGCACTGGACGCCCCCGTCGAAGGCAGCCTCTATATCGGGGACGCCATTTACGATCTGCAGGCCGCCGCAGCTGCCGGCATGGACGGGATCGGTGTCACCTGGGGCGCTGGCAGCCCCGCCGCGCTGCGCGCTCAGCCGCATGTCGCCGTCGTCGACACGGTCTCGCAGTTGCGCGATCACCTGATCGGTTGA
- a CDS encoding LiaF domain-containing protein: protein MTGQPMNDEPQFRQPENSERNIQDAHHADDLVLPQTNPQAVAPTHYLTNSVSAVLGTKQRDGAWIVPPSLTVNSTLGTVKLDMREAVFESLNVVIDLSCFMGDVKIWVPKGTVIVDETRTFGSDIKLKKLSPPQPGSPKLTLTGTLVFGEVIVYGSKHITLSDRIQGNF from the coding sequence ATGACCGGTCAGCCGATGAACGACGAGCCGCAGTTCCGCCAGCCCGAGAACAGTGAGCGGAACATCCAGGACGCCCACCACGCCGATGATCTGGTACTTCCACAAACGAATCCCCAAGCCGTCGCACCGACGCACTATCTGACGAATTCGGTCAGCGCCGTGCTCGGCACCAAACAGCGCGACGGCGCGTGGATCGTGCCACCGAGCCTGACGGTCAATTCGACACTGGGCACGGTGAAACTCGACATGCGTGAGGCGGTCTTCGAGTCGCTCAACGTCGTCATCGACCTCAGCTGCTTCATGGGCGATGTGAAGATCTGGGTGCCCAAAGGCACCGTCATCGTCGACGAGACCCGCACCTTCGGGTCGGACATCAAGCTGAAGAAGCTCAGCCCACCCCAGCCCGGCAGCCCGAAGCTCACCCTGACAGGCACCCTCGTTTTCGGTGAAGTGATCGTCTACGGCAGCAAACACATCACCTTGAGCGACCGCATCCAGGGCAACTTCTGA
- a CDS encoding type II toxin-antitoxin system PemK/MazF family toxin has translation MRWSDFESLARLAGRLLHDNTSATKTAAIRTTSQAPTARPAAGTGQPAADFDGLPEMRYQAKGPGGFASGQMVWTWIAYEEDPSQGKDRPVLLIGAHSGWLLGLPATSQDHDRDAEQERRAGRYWVEIGSGEWDKQRRVSEVRTDRIVRIDPAYVRRASGSVSAAVFQKVAAEVREHWDD, from the coding sequence ATGCGCTGGAGCGATTTCGAGTCGCTGGCCCGGCTGGCCGGCAGGCTGCTGCACGACAACACCTCGGCGACCAAGACCGCAGCCATTCGGACGACAAGCCAGGCGCCCACCGCGCGGCCGGCCGCCGGCACCGGGCAACCCGCCGCGGACTTCGACGGCCTGCCCGAGATGCGCTACCAGGCGAAGGGGCCGGGGGGCTTCGCGTCCGGGCAGATGGTCTGGACATGGATCGCGTACGAGGAAGACCCGAGCCAGGGCAAGGACCGGCCGGTCCTGCTGATCGGCGCGCACAGCGGCTGGCTGCTCGGCCTGCCCGCGACCAGCCAGGACCACGACCGGGACGCCGAGCAGGAGCGCCGTGCCGGCCGCTACTGGGTCGAGATCGGCTCGGGCGAGTGGGACAAGCAGCGCCGCGTCAGCGAGGTGCGCACCGACCGCATCGTCCGGATCGACCCGGCGTACGTGCGCCGAGCGAGTGGGAGCGTGAGCGCCGCGGTCTTCCAGAAGGTCGCCGCCGAGGTCCGCGAGCACTGGGACGACTGA
- a CDS encoding YwiC-like family protein gives MTHRPTTSRRRPRRSTAARGWLPNQHGAWAMLIVPFIVGVVLRSRAGEPGGAWLIPLAAAEFAAYFAFNALGLWLHAAPARRAGFRPALITYTAITAVTAVLVIVLGGRPLLGWLPVALPLMAWAIWQASRKQDRSVTSGLATVALAVGMGVVIRFTSPSQIVSSPEDALRDIAVFVALFGYYAGTVWHVKSLIREWGNRQARRDSIIWHVAFMALTTAAAAAKLLTPAWPVFFAVCTARTWWLSAPPATRSTSNSTTQSISGSTTQFPPHSATAAETRRVTVPPATDPPPRRPRPLQIGLLEIAMSLAALVIAIS, from the coding sequence ATGACTCACAGGCCAACGACATCGCGCCGGCGCCCGCGCAGATCTACCGCGGCGCGCGGCTGGCTGCCGAACCAGCACGGCGCGTGGGCGATGCTGATCGTCCCCTTCATCGTCGGCGTGGTCCTGAGATCGCGGGCCGGCGAGCCTGGGGGTGCGTGGCTCATCCCGCTGGCCGCGGCTGAATTCGCCGCCTACTTCGCCTTCAACGCGCTCGGATTGTGGCTGCACGCCGCCCCGGCACGCCGCGCCGGATTTCGTCCGGCACTGATCACGTACACGGCGATCACCGCGGTCACCGCGGTCCTGGTGATCGTCCTCGGTGGCCGGCCACTGCTGGGCTGGTTGCCGGTCGCCCTGCCGCTGATGGCCTGGGCGATCTGGCAGGCCTCCCGCAAACAGGACCGCTCGGTCACCAGCGGGTTGGCGACCGTCGCACTGGCCGTGGGGATGGGAGTGGTGATCCGATTCACCAGTCCATCGCAGATCGTGTCCAGTCCCGAAGACGCGCTGCGCGATATCGCCGTCTTCGTCGCGCTCTTCGGCTACTACGCGGGCACGGTCTGGCATGTGAAGTCCCTCATCCGCGAGTGGGGAAACCGGCAGGCAAGACGCGACTCCATCATCTGGCACGTCGCGTTCATGGCGCTGACCACTGCCGCAGCGGCGGCAAAGCTGCTGACCCCGGCCTGGCCGGTCTTTTTCGCGGTCTGCACCGCCCGCACCTGGTGGCTGTCCGCGCCGCCCGCCACCCGGTCCACCTCCAACAGCACCACCCAGTCCATCTCCGGCAGCACCACCCAGTTCCCACCGCACTCCGCCACAGCCGCCGAGACCCGCCGCGTCACCGTGCCGCCCGCGACCGACCCCCCGCCGCGGCGTCCCCGGCCGCTGCAGATCGGCCTACTGGAGATCGCGATGAGCCTCGCTGCCCTGGTCATCGCGATCAGCTGA